In Streptomyces capitiformicae, one genomic interval encodes:
- a CDS encoding AAA family ATPase, which translates to MHLKALTLRGFKSFASATTLRFEPGITCVVGPNGSGKSNVVDALSWVMGEQGAKSLRGGKMEDVIFAGTTGRPPLGRAEVSLTIDNSDGALPIEYTEVTITRIMFRNGGSEYQINGDTCRLLDIQELLSDSGIGREMHVIVGQGQLDSVLHADPMGRRAFIEEAAGVLKHRKRKEKALRKLDAMQANLARVQDLTDELRRQLKPLGRQAAVARRAAVIQADLRDARLRLLADDLVRLRGALQNEIADEAALKQRKEAAEVELKKALQREALLEDEVRRLTPRLQRAQETWYELSQLAERVRGTISLADARVKSATSAPPEERRGRDPEDMEREAARIREQEAELEAALEAAERALEDTVDHRAELERELAVEERRLKDVARSIADRRESLARLGGQVNAARSRAASAQAEIDRLAAARDEARERAAAAQEEYEALKAEVDGLDADDTELAEQHDAAKRALAEAESALTAAREATTTAERRRAATQARHEALAMGLRRKDGSGALLNAKDRLGGLLGPAAELLTVSPGHEVALAAAFGAAADAIAVTTPASAAEAIRLLRKQDAGRAALLLAGAPEDLTPPPGTAPPQRGAGNCATGHDAPADERRPLPAPPAGRTAPPIGHFATDLVRGPADLMPAVHRLLHRIVVVGTLEDAEDLVQTRPDLTAVTAEGDLLGAHFAHGGSAGAPSLLEVQASVDEAAAELEELAVRCEELAEAQESAVELRRERAGLVEELGERRRAAEREKSAVAQQLGRLAGQARGAAGEAERSTAAAARAQEALDKAVQEAEELAERLAVAEEMPVEEEPDTSVRDRLAADGANARQTEMEARLQVRTHEERVKGLAGRADSLDRAARAEREARARAEQRRARLRHEAAVAEAVASGTRQLLAHVEVSLARAEAERTAADAAKARREQELAQARNEGRDLKAELDKLTDSVHRGEVLGAEKRMRIEQLETKALEELGVEPEGLVAEYGPDQLVPPSPPAEGEELPEDPEHPRNRPKPFHRAEQEKRLKAAERAYQQLGKVNPLALEEFAALEERHKFLSEQLEDLKKTRADLLQVVKEVDERVEQVFTEAYRDTAREFEGVFSRLFPGGEGRLILTDPDNMLTTGVDVEARPPGKKVKRLSLLSGGERSLTAVAMLVSIFKARPSPFYVMDEVEAALDDTNLQRLIRIMQELQEASQLIVITHQKRTMEVADALYGVSMQGDGVSKVISQRLR; encoded by the coding sequence GTGCACCTCAAGGCCCTGACCCTCCGCGGGTTCAAATCGTTCGCCTCGGCGACCACACTCCGGTTCGAGCCGGGTATCACGTGTGTCGTCGGACCGAACGGCTCGGGCAAGTCCAATGTCGTGGACGCGCTCAGTTGGGTCATGGGCGAGCAGGGCGCGAAGTCGCTGCGCGGCGGCAAGATGGAGGACGTCATCTTCGCCGGCACCACCGGGCGCCCCCCGCTCGGCCGCGCCGAGGTGTCCCTGACCATCGACAACTCCGACGGGGCCCTTCCCATCGAGTACACCGAGGTCACGATCACGCGGATCATGTTCCGCAACGGCGGCAGCGAGTACCAGATCAACGGCGACACCTGCCGTCTCCTCGACATCCAGGAACTCCTCTCCGACTCCGGCATCGGCCGCGAGATGCACGTCATCGTCGGCCAGGGCCAGCTCGACTCCGTCCTGCACGCCGACCCCATGGGCCGCCGCGCCTTCATCGAGGAGGCCGCCGGCGTCCTCAAGCACCGCAAGCGCAAAGAGAAGGCGCTCAGGAAACTGGACGCCATGCAGGCCAACCTGGCCCGCGTCCAGGACCTCACCGACGAACTCCGCCGCCAGCTCAAGCCCCTCGGCCGCCAGGCCGCCGTCGCCCGCCGGGCCGCCGTCATCCAGGCGGACCTGCGGGACGCGCGCCTCAGGCTGCTGGCCGACGATCTCGTACGACTCCGGGGGGCGCTGCAGAACGAGATCGCCGACGAGGCGGCGCTGAAGCAGCGCAAGGAGGCCGCCGAGGTCGAGCTCAAGAAGGCCCTCCAGCGTGAGGCGCTCCTGGAGGACGAGGTACGGCGGCTCACCCCGCGTCTGCAACGGGCCCAGGAGACCTGGTACGAGCTGTCACAGCTCGCCGAGCGGGTGCGCGGCACGATCTCCCTGGCTGACGCCCGGGTGAAGAGCGCCACCTCGGCCCCGCCCGAGGAGCGGCGCGGACGCGACCCCGAGGACATGGAGCGCGAGGCCGCCCGCATCCGTGAACAGGAGGCCGAGCTCGAAGCGGCCCTCGAAGCCGCCGAGCGCGCCTTGGAGGACACGGTTGACCACCGGGCCGAACTGGAGCGTGAGCTGGCCGTCGAGGAGCGTCGCCTGAAGGACGTCGCGCGCTCCATCGCCGACCGCCGCGAGAGCCTCGCCCGACTGGGCGGCCAGGTCAACGCCGCCCGCTCCCGCGCGGCCTCCGCCCAGGCCGAGATCGACCGCCTCGCCGCCGCCCGCGACGAGGCGCGGGAACGTGCCGCCGCCGCCCAGGAGGAGTACGAGGCGCTGAAGGCCGAGGTCGACGGCCTCGACGCCGACGACACCGAACTCGCCGAACAGCACGACGCCGCCAAGCGAGCCCTGGCCGAGGCCGAGTCCGCCCTCACCGCCGCCCGCGAGGCCACCACCACCGCCGAACGCCGCCGCGCCGCCACCCAGGCCCGCCACGAGGCCCTGGCCATGGGCCTGCGCCGCAAGGACGGATCGGGCGCGCTGCTCAACGCGAAGGATCGGCTCGGAGGATTGCTGGGTCCGGCCGCCGAACTGCTGACGGTGTCCCCGGGCCACGAGGTCGCCCTGGCGGCAGCCTTCGGCGCGGCGGCCGACGCGATCGCGGTGACAACCCCGGCATCGGCCGCCGAGGCGATCCGACTGCTGCGCAAGCAGGACGCGGGCCGGGCAGCGCTGCTGCTGGCGGGCGCACCGGAGGACTTGACACCGCCCCCAGGGACAGCGCCGCCCCAAAGGGGCGCGGGGAACTGCGCGACCGGCCACGACGCACCCGCGGACGAACGACGGCCTCTCCCGGCACCCCCCGCCGGGCGCACCGCACCCCCTATCGGGCACTTCGCCACCGATCTCGTCCGCGGCCCGGCCGACCTCATGCCCGCCGTGCACCGCCTACTCCACCGCATCGTCGTGGTCGGCACCCTCGAAGACGCCGAAGACCTCGTTCAAACACGCCCTGACCTCACCGCGGTCACCGCCGAAGGCGACCTGCTCGGGGCGCACTTCGCACACGGCGGCTCCGCGGGCGCGCCGAGTCTGCTGGAGGTGCAGGCGTCCGTCGACGAGGCGGCGGCCGAGCTGGAGGAACTGGCCGTACGGTGCGAGGAGTTGGCCGAGGCCCAGGAGAGCGCGGTCGAGCTGCGCCGGGAACGGGCCGGGCTCGTGGAGGAGCTGGGGGAGCGGCGCCGGGCGGCCGAGCGGGAGAAGTCCGCGGTCGCCCAGCAGCTCGGGCGGCTCGCCGGGCAGGCGAGGGGTGCCGCCGGGGAGGCCGAGCGGTCCACCGCCGCGGCCGCGCGGGCCCAGGAGGCGCTCGACAAGGCCGTACAGGAAGCCGAGGAGCTGGCCGAGCGGCTTGCTGTGGCCGAGGAGATGCCCGTCGAGGAGGAGCCCGACACGTCCGTACGGGATCGGCTGGCGGCGGACGGGGCCAACGCGCGGCAGACCGAGATGGAGGCCCGGCTCCAGGTGCGTACGCACGAGGAGCGGGTCAAAGGGCTGGCCGGGCGCGCCGACTCGCTCGACCGGGCCGCGCGCGCCGAGCGCGAGGCGCGGGCCAGGGCCGAGCAGCGCCGGGCGCGGCTGCGGCACGAGGCGGCCGTGGCGGAGGCCGTCGCGTCCGGCACCCGGCAGCTGCTGGCCCACGTCGAGGTCTCCCTCGCCCGCGCGGAGGCGGAGCGCACCGCGGCCGACGCCGCCAAGGCGCGTCGGGAGCAGGAGCTGGCGCAGGCGCGGAACGAGGGGCGTGATCTCAAGGCCGAGCTGGACAAGCTGACCGACTCCGTGCACCGGGGAGAGGTGCTCGGCGCCGAGAAGCGGATGCGGATAGAGCAACTGGAGACGAAGGCGCTGGAGGAGCTGGGCGTCGAACCGGAGGGTCTGGTCGCCGAGTACGGGCCCGATCAGCTCGTACCGCCGTCACCGCCCGCTGAGGGCGAGGAGCTGCCGGAGGACCCGGAGCATCCCCGTAACCGGCCCAAGCCGTTCCACCGTGCCGAGCAGGAGAAGCGGCTCAAGGCTGCCGAGCGGGCGTACCAGCAGCTCGGCAAGGTCAATCCGCTGGCGCTGGAGGAGTTCGCGGCGCTGGAGGAGCGGCACAAGTTCCTCAGCGAGCAGCTGGAGGACCTGAAGAAGACCCGCGCCGATCTGCTTCAGGTGGTGAAGGAGGTCGACGAGCGCGTCGAACAGGTCTTCACCGAGGCGTACCGGGACACCGCCCGTGAGTTCGAGGGCGTCTTCAGTCGGCTCTTCCCGGGGGGTGAGGGGCGGTTGATCCTCACCGACCCCGACAACATGCTCACCACGGGCGTGGACGTGGAGGCCCGGCCTCCCGGCAAGAAGGTCAAGCGGCTGTCGCTGCTCTCCGGTGGCGAGCGGTCGCTGACCGCCGTCGCGATGCTCGTGTCGATCTTCAAGGCGCGGCCCAGCCCGTTCTATGTCATGGACGAGGTCGAGGCGGCCCTGGACGACACCAACCTGCAGCGGCTGATCCGCATCATGCAGGAGCTGCAGGAGGCGTCGCAGCTGATCGTGATCACCCACCAGAAGCGGACCATGGAGGTCGCCGACGCGCTCTACGGCGTGTCCATGCAGGGCGACGGGGTGTCGAAAGTGATCAGTCAGCGGCTCCGGTAG
- a CDS encoding CAP domain-containing protein — MGRHRRSAAGRAATGRATGVTDTGPEPHYGPENLYGFAAFLEADAQAASRSGGSRRRKKKAVTPVKSGLLGVSAAVALGTVAVATGVLPGGDKYTVSGGASPETVVPAGSPTGAAAQQGGTDGAAEQREDESTSRDSQREASPSAGPSTKTPTPPKTPSEEADKGSGSKKTQKPKPEPTKEKEKTSPAEISSETQAEAAVLQLVNEERAKAGCDPVAANSTLAKLAQLFSEDMALRAFFDHTNPDGLDPWDRAAALGITGLGGENIARGQATAEAVMEAWMNSPGHRANILNCDFKTLGVGVHMADGGPWWTQDFGY; from the coding sequence ATGGGACGCCACCGACGCTCCGCCGCCGGCCGCGCCGCCACGGGCCGCGCCACCGGAGTCACCGATACGGGCCCGGAGCCGCACTACGGCCCGGAGAACCTGTACGGGTTCGCCGCGTTCTTGGAGGCCGACGCCCAGGCGGCGTCGCGTTCCGGTGGTTCACGCCGCCGTAAGAAGAAGGCCGTCACGCCCGTGAAGTCCGGCCTGCTCGGTGTGTCCGCCGCCGTGGCCCTCGGCACCGTCGCGGTCGCGACCGGTGTGCTGCCGGGCGGCGACAAGTACACGGTCAGCGGTGGCGCCAGTCCCGAGACGGTGGTTCCGGCCGGCTCGCCGACGGGCGCGGCGGCCCAGCAGGGCGGCACGGACGGCGCCGCCGAGCAGCGCGAGGACGAGTCCACCAGCCGCGACTCCCAGCGCGAGGCCTCACCTTCGGCCGGCCCGTCCACCAAGACGCCCACGCCGCCCAAGACGCCCTCCGAAGAAGCAGACAAGGGCTCCGGCTCGAAGAAGACCCAGAAGCCGAAGCCCGAGCCCACCAAGGAGAAGGAGAAGACTTCCCCGGCGGAGATCTCCTCGGAGACCCAGGCCGAGGCGGCGGTCCTCCAGCTGGTCAACGAGGAGCGGGCCAAGGCGGGCTGCGACCCGGTCGCGGCGAACAGCACGCTGGCGAAGCTGGCTCAGCTGTTCAGCGAGGACATGGCCCTGCGGGCCTTCTTCGACCACACGAACCCCGACGGCCTGGACCCGTGGGACCGCGCGGCCGCCCTCGGGATCACCGGCCTCGGCGGCGAGAACATAGCCCGCGGCCAGGCCACCGCCGAGGCGGTCATGGAGGCCTGGATGAACAGCCCCGGCCACCGTGCGAACATCCTGAACTGCGACTTCAAGACCCTCGGCGTCGGTGTGCACATGGCCGACGGGGGGCCGTGGTGGACGCAGGACTTCGGTTACTAG
- the rnc gene encoding ribonuclease III, with protein MSDAKAEISAKKKADNTASSHTLLEGRLGYQLESALLVRALTHRSYAYENGGLPTNERLEFLGDSVLGLVVTDTLYRTHPDLPEGQLAKLRAAVVNSRALAEVGRGLDLGSFIRLGRGEEGTGGRDKASILADTLEAVIGAVYLDQGLDSAAELVHRLFDPLIEKSSNLGAGLDWKTSLQELTATEGLGVPEYLVTETGPDHEKTFTAAARVGGVSYGTGTGRSKKEAEQQAAESAWRAIRSAADERAKAAAAAAAAAAEAESTADAPSDTASA; from the coding sequence ATGTCTGACGCCAAGGCGGAAATCAGCGCCAAGAAAAAGGCGGACAACACGGCCTCGTCCCACACGCTTCTGGAAGGGCGGCTCGGCTACCAGCTCGAGTCCGCCCTTCTGGTGCGCGCGCTGACCCACCGTTCCTACGCGTACGAGAACGGCGGCCTGCCCACCAACGAGCGCCTGGAGTTCCTCGGTGACTCCGTACTCGGCCTCGTGGTCACGGACACGCTGTACCGCACCCACCCCGACCTGCCCGAAGGCCAGCTGGCCAAGCTGCGGGCCGCGGTGGTCAACTCTCGTGCGCTGGCGGAGGTGGGCCGTGGGCTCGACCTGGGCTCCTTCATCCGGCTCGGCCGCGGTGAAGAGGGCACAGGCGGCCGGGACAAGGCGTCCATCCTCGCCGACACCCTCGAAGCGGTGATCGGTGCGGTCTATCTCGACCAGGGCCTGGACTCGGCGGCGGAGCTGGTGCACCGCCTGTTCGACCCGCTGATCGAGAAGTCCTCGAACCTCGGAGCCGGCCTGGACTGGAAGACCAGCCTCCAGGAGCTCACCGCGACCGAGGGGCTCGGCGTGCCCGAGTACCTGGTCACGGAGACCGGCCCCGACCACGAGAAGACCTTCACCGCTGCCGCCCGCGTCGGAGGCGTCTCGTACGGCACCGGCACGGGCCGCAGCAAGAAGGAAGCGGAGCAGCAGGCGGCCGAGTCCGCCTGGCGCGCGATCCGCTCCGCGGCGGACGAGCGTGCGAAGGCGGCGGCTGCGGCCGCCGCGGCCGCCGCCGAGGCCGAGTCCACCGCCGACGCGCCTTCGGACACCGCGTCGGCCTGA
- a CDS encoding LLM class flavin-dependent oxidoreductase, protein MPVTVVRFNLVEPGATPASLGARYRAAVEMAAYADEQGISTVQTEEHHGVPNNWLPSPFVFAGAVFGATRRIAVTVSAMIGPLHDPLRLAEDIAVLDLVSGGRLVTVAGIGYRPQEYAQFDVDWKGRGRLQDELLETLLRAWTGEPFTYRGRTVRVTPRPGTQPHPLLLVGGSSKAAARRAARLGLPFFPSAHLPELEAYYKERLVEYGTEGWTMMPAAETPLLHVAEDPDRGWAEYGGHFLHEARTYASWQSAGIRSAVRSAATTVDELRAEGVYRIVTPDECVALGLDTYVLHPLAGGMPVEEGWRGLRLFAEQVLPRLNG, encoded by the coding sequence ATGCCCGTCACGGTCGTCCGTTTCAATCTGGTCGAGCCCGGGGCGACGCCCGCCTCGCTCGGCGCCCGTTACCGGGCCGCCGTCGAGATGGCCGCGTACGCCGATGAACAGGGCATCAGCACGGTGCAGACGGAGGAACACCACGGGGTCCCCAACAACTGGCTGCCGTCGCCGTTCGTCTTCGCGGGGGCCGTGTTCGGAGCGACCCGCCGGATCGCGGTGACCGTGTCCGCGATGATCGGTCCGCTGCACGACCCGTTGCGGCTGGCCGAGGACATCGCCGTACTGGACCTGGTGAGCGGCGGTCGGCTGGTGACCGTCGCCGGGATCGGGTACCGGCCGCAGGAGTACGCCCAGTTCGACGTGGACTGGAAGGGGCGGGGGCGACTCCAGGACGAGCTGCTGGAGACCCTGCTCCGGGCGTGGACCGGTGAGCCCTTCACCTACCGGGGTCGTACGGTCCGGGTCACCCCGCGCCCTGGCACCCAGCCGCATCCCCTGCTGCTGGTCGGCGGCTCGTCGAAGGCGGCGGCACGGCGGGCGGCACGTCTCGGGCTGCCGTTCTTCCCGAGCGCGCATCTGCCGGAGCTGGAGGCGTACTACAAGGAGCGGCTCGTGGAGTACGGCACCGAGGGGTGGACGATGATGCCCGCCGCCGAGACGCCGTTGCTGCACGTCGCCGAGGATCCGGACCGGGGCTGGGCCGAGTACGGCGGGCATTTCCTGCACGAGGCGCGGACGTACGCGTCCTGGCAGTCGGCCGGTATCCGGTCGGCCGTGCGGTCGGCGGCGACGACAGTGGACGAGTTGCGCGCCGAGGGTGTGTACAGGATCGTCACGCCGGACGAGTGCGTGGCGCTGGGCCTCGACACCTACGTACTGCATCCGCTGGCGGGCGGAATGCCGGTGGAGGAGGGATGGCGAGGGCTTCGGCTCTTCGCCGAGCAGGTACTGCCCCGGCTGAACGGCTGA
- a CDS encoding winged helix-turn-helix transcriptional regulator: protein MESAAQTAVTPAQAAACADGANLDDLPFDVFARNCPSRGTLEHVTGRWGGLTLCALHEGTLRFNELRRRVDGVSEKMLSQTLHALERDGLVHREAQPTNPPRVDYTLTPLGREVAERLLSLIHCVEDRMEDVLRARERYDETRGAR, encoded by the coding sequence ATGGAATCAGCCGCGCAGACCGCCGTGACGCCCGCGCAGGCCGCCGCGTGCGCGGATGGTGCGAACCTCGACGACCTGCCCTTCGACGTGTTCGCCAGGAACTGCCCGTCCCGAGGCACCCTGGAGCACGTCACCGGCCGCTGGGGCGGTCTCACGCTCTGCGCGCTGCACGAGGGCACGCTCCGCTTCAACGAGCTGCGCCGACGGGTCGACGGCGTCAGCGAGAAGATGCTCTCCCAGACCCTCCACGCCCTGGAGCGCGACGGTCTGGTCCACCGCGAGGCCCAGCCCACGAACCCGCCCCGCGTCGACTACACGCTCACCCCGCTCGGCCGCGAGGTCGCCGAGCGCCTGCTGTCCCTCATCCACTGTGTGGAGGACCGCATGGAGGATGTGCTCCGGGCACGCGAGCGCTACGACGAGACGCGCGGCGCCCGCTGA
- the mutM gene encoding bifunctional DNA-formamidopyrimidine glycosylase/DNA-(apurinic or apyrimidinic site) lyase, which produces MPELPEVEVVRRGLERWVARRTVADVEVLHPRAIRRHLAGPDDFAHRLKGYRIGEPSRRGKYLWLPVEDTGIAVLAHLGMSGQLLVQPHDAVDEKHLRIRVRFADALGTELRFVDQRTFGGLSLHDTIPDGLPDVIGHIARDPLDPLFDAEAFHQSLRRKRTTIKRALLDQSLISGVGNIYADEALWRARVHYERPTAGFTRPRTTELLGHIRDVMNAALEVGGTSFDSLYVNVNGESGYFDRSLDAYGREGLPCRRCATPMRRRPWMNRSSYYCPTCQRAPRVSS; this is translated from the coding sequence ATGCCTGAGCTTCCCGAGGTCGAAGTCGTACGGCGAGGGCTGGAGCGGTGGGTGGCCCGCCGGACGGTCGCCGATGTGGAGGTCCTGCACCCAAGGGCGATCAGGCGGCATCTCGCCGGGCCGGACGACTTCGCGCACCGGCTCAAGGGGTACCGGATCGGTGAGCCGAGTCGGCGTGGGAAGTATCTGTGGCTGCCCGTCGAGGACACCGGAATCGCGGTTCTCGCCCATCTCGGGATGAGCGGCCAGCTGCTCGTGCAGCCGCACGACGCGGTCGACGAGAAGCACCTCAGGATCCGCGTACGGTTCGCGGACGCCCTCGGTACCGAACTCCGCTTCGTCGACCAACGCACCTTCGGGGGACTGTCGTTGCACGACACGATCCCCGACGGCCTGCCGGACGTCATCGGCCACATCGCCCGAGACCCCCTCGACCCGCTGTTCGACGCCGAGGCCTTCCATCAGTCGCTGCGGCGCAAGCGTACGACCATCAAACGGGCCCTGCTCGACCAGTCGCTGATCAGCGGCGTCGGCAACATCTACGCGGACGAGGCGCTTTGGCGCGCACGAGTCCACTACGAGCGCCCGACCGCCGGTTTCACGCGCCCCCGCACCACCGAACTCCTGGGGCACATACGGGATGTGATGAACGCGGCCCTGGAGGTCGGCGGCACGAGCTTCGACAGCCTGTACGTCAACGTCAACGGCGAGTCGGGGTACTTCGACCGCTCACTCGACGCGTACGGGCGGGAGGGGCTGCCCTGCCGACGCTGTGCCACGCCGATGCGGCGGCGCCCCTGGATGAACCGGTCCAGCTATTACTGCCCGACGTGTCAGCGGGCGCCGCGCGTCTCGTCGTAG
- a CDS encoding acylphosphatase, whose amino-acid sequence MSEDVRLVAWVRGRVQGVGFRWFTRARALEIGGLSGFALNLADGRVQVVAEGTREACQGLLEWLQGDDTPGRVDGVTEIWDTPRGGYDGFAIR is encoded by the coding sequence ATGAGCGAGGATGTGCGGCTGGTCGCCTGGGTGCGTGGACGGGTGCAAGGTGTGGGTTTCCGCTGGTTCACGCGGGCCAGGGCGCTGGAGATCGGCGGGCTGAGTGGTTTTGCTCTCAATTTGGCCGACGGACGCGTACAGGTGGTCGCCGAGGGTACTCGCGAGGCCTGTCAAGGGCTGCTGGAGTGGCTCCAGGGCGACGACACGCCCGGGCGCGTGGACGGGGTCACCGAGATCTGGGACACACCCCGAGGGGGCTACGACGGCTTCGCCATCCGCTGA